From the genome of Opisthocomus hoazin isolate bOpiHoa1 chromosome 4, bOpiHoa1.hap1, whole genome shotgun sequence:
CTAATGGCCAAGTACAGTGGTCAGTGCTCCCCGTAGTCAAGGAGACCCCTCTGCAGTCCCTTCTCCAATGCTCACCCACCACAAGCTCCTCACAGGCAGGTCTATCTAGAGCACCCCAGTGAGAAAGGAAGGATATTTTGACTGACACATTCTAGCAATAAACTGAGTTTTGCTGCAGTGCAGCTAATCATGGCTTGTGTTCCTCACAAACCTATAGCTTCTTAAGGACAATATACCACTCTTTCCCCCTCTGAAGGTAAAGGGTTGATAAAATGTGGATATCCATAGAGCTGCAGGCTATCTCATGCTTGCTGGTGCACAGGATTTCAGCACAGAGAAGCCACCACCTTTGGTACAAGTTTGCTGGTGTGTTCTCATGGCTGAAGAGAGCTGAAGGGGAGATGGAGTTCAGGCCACCTTTGTTACCCAGGGTATGGGAGACAGGATCAATGCTCCTTTCCACCTGGTGGAATATGAACCTGATTCTTCCTCCCTTGAGGGAACGCTAAACCCACCAGACTTAAAGGGTTTTCTGGGACAGGACTCTCTTATTCCCAACTTTGGGGGAGGGCTATTGCACTTTGTGGTGATTAATTCAATGGTATTAGGGATGAGCAGACCAAATATGACTTCATGCCATAATGAGAGTCACCCGGAAGAGAGGACACCTCAACTTTGGGCTTAACAGCATTTATGTGACGAAAGAGAAGACCCCTGAACCAGCATAAAGATGGTTGATTAGACACTTACTTGCATAGCCAGTCGTTAATCCCTCTGTCAAAATGCCTAAAATCCAGATGATAAAAAGCATGTTAAAACACACAGTGTAATGACACCCTTCCACGCAGCAGTCAGCCAGAGAAGGCACCTGGTCCCCTGGCGAGGTACATCTTGAACCCTGCCCATAGCAGTTCTCCATGCCCCTTGCTTGAACAGGTCCCACTATCGATGTAGTTGCAACCTCTCTCCTTATCCATTGCTTCCTGCCCAAGAATATTTCCCTGGGGTACGGCCAGGTCTAGACTATAGGTTCAGTAGAGACTGTTCAATGTAGGTAGTCTCCAACTTACAGGCCAGCTGCTCAGAAGCACAGCCCAGACCTCCTCCCCACTGTGAACATTTCATTCAGGTCAAACGTCGTGCCTCTCTTCATCAATGCAGCTGGAGTACTCACGTTTCTGCAAAGACGTAGAGCATGGTGATGCATTTCGGGGGCTGGGGTGGGTCCAAGTGGTCCAGTCTGGCAATGGTGTTGATGACCCCAAACATGACAGCAGCTTTCACCCAGTCATACACCAAATTGGAGTAGGCCAGGCCAGCTGGAGCAAAAATGAGTCAAACAGGTGAAGAGAAGCATGGGATGTATTGCCTTCAGGACTTTGGGGGACATCAAGTCCTATGGGACCAAGTAGTCTATTGCAACAAACATAACATCAAAAGGACAGTCTAATGTCATCTTGGACCAGCAAAGCTTTGAAAACTAAATAGCTTTCTAAGAAGCTTGAAACAAAGGACAATATCTTCTTGAGGTATTTGGAGGCAAACAGTTTCTTGGTCTTGGTAGCCCAAGAAACTCATATAGATCTCATTTCTTCCAGCACAAGTTCTCTCCTCCCCTCTTAAGGCTTGTTAGCCTATGATAAACTCATCACAGTTCTCGACTCTAACCTCTGAAGTTTCATTGACACATTCACTGAAATGCACCCCGTCGCAGCTCCCTGCGGCCATAGATGTGACTTCGATGCTACGGCAGAGCCAGGAACAGAACGTCTGTCTTGGAGAGGTGTCTGACACTGGAAACAACCCTTGTGGGAAAAACCACCAAAGATTTCAGACTCCTGTGCAATCAGAAGTTGAAACACCCCTGCCTTGGTGGGATTCAGCTCACAGATTAAGGGCCACATGTTGATATGAGCCATGCCTGAGTTCCCACCATGGACAAGGCAGATCTGGTCGATACagtcagcagagcctgcagaggaGCTCAGCTCGCCCTGGAGTAATACACATGCTTGGTCAGTCCACCCAGGTCTCTTAGGACACTCTAAATCAATGTTAGATTGATTAGGATTTtctcctggcctccagctgccactCTAGAGAGACATGGGACTTCTCCAGACCCCATTTGCCCTGTGCCAGCCCCATGTGGATGTTAGATACCCTACGGCATCTCAGACTCTGCCATCAGGCATGTATTTGGCCAGCTGAAATCCTCCATCCAGATGCCAGCTGAATGCCAGCGCTGCCACCACTACTCATCCCAGGAGTCTGGATTCTGGAGGTCCCTAGTCCAGCCCTACTCAGAGCACAGCCAATGTCAAATggagatcaggttgctctggaCTTTGTCCATTTAAATGTCAAATATGTCTATTTTTGGAGAATTTACAACCCCTCTGGGGCCCTGATTCAATGTTTGACcactctaagaaaaaaaattcttatacaCAATCTGACTTTGCCTTGCCCGCACCTTGTTTGCTGTgtcctgcttcttccctgctggccTCCTAGAAGAGTTCACCTTCTCTCCAAGTCTCCTTTAGGTAGTTGAAGACAGTGGCTACAATTTCTCTAAGCTGCTCTCTGTACAACCTATGCCCTGCGGCCATTTCAGTGGCTCACAAACACCCGTAATGGGTGGCCACCTGTGAAGGCATCTGAGATACCAATGTGCCTCTTGCAACAGCACAGCATTGATTTTTGGAGGTTGTGAGCTTCCTTCCAGACAAAGGCAGTGGGAACAACTTGGTATTCAGCCTTTTAAACCCTGAGCCAAACAATTTACTCCAGGACCCTATAAGGGCACCAGTCCAATGCCGTTGACAGACCTTAGCTCTGTGCATTGTCAGTGGGAAGAAGGGTGGCTTTACCCAAACCTGTCCAGCATAGGCATTGATGAGGCATCTCAGTGAAGATAGATGAAGATCTGAATCACTCACCACTGCCTTGAACCTAAGTACAGGTGTGAGCATGTCCAAGCATGACCACTCACCCAAGGACCAGTCTGAGAGGCGGTTCACGAACTTCAGGTCAGAAGGAAGGGTGAGGATGTAGAAGAAGTGGAAGAAGATGTCCACAGCAATGACGGCCCCCACATGGAGGAGAGCATGGACCCGGATGCTCTTCATCTCATCATCTTTGCGTCTGAGCTCTTGGGTGCTCACCTGCCAGGATGGCAAACCAGGAAAGGGCTGAGCTGAGAGACAGGATGGGCAGCATGTTCCTCCATCCAGAGAAACATTCAAGGTCCAAATTCAGCGCTGTCCTTTAGAAATCACACCATGGACTACATGGCCGAAATCTCCATTGACTCAGGAAGACCCACGGGATGAGCTCACAGGAACACATccacagggagcaggacatgTCCTACCCACAGCATCCCTCCAAGACCCCCGTCTCAGTGCTGAGTGCAGCAGCAACGTGGCTCCTGGATCACCCTCCTAGCAAAGGCTGTTCCCATTACTGGGGTTTCCTGCAGAGTAGGCACGTGGTGTGACACAGCAGTGACAGGTCTGGCTGTACCCAAGGGACCCTATGTGGGGTGAAAATCACACTGAGCAGGGAGTAGGGTTTTATGCGCTTTCTGCAGGGACATGTTCAGAAAGTCAACTTTGCTTGAGGGTGGCCCCTTGCACAGGCCACTAAGGGGGTGCAAATGCCCATACCCATCACATCTACAGGATGCCACAGCCTATAGGGAAGGACATCTGCAAACCCAGGagagtttgggagcagggctggcgtcCCACCTGACAGCTCTGCCAGGGCCAGATGCATATTTTTTGGCCAGGGTCAtttgggaggaggaggactgATGGTGTCTGGAGCTTTCACTGCAGACACCTGCTGTAAATGAGACGGAGAGCTGCTCGAGGTGCCATCCTGATTTGGTTGGGAACTGATCGATGGGGATTTCATCTCCGCTGTGTCTTGTACAAACAGGGGTTGGGCTTTGCCTCCAGGAGCTGTCATGTCTCTGGCTTTTGTAATACAAAAATCATCAGAGCAAGCTTTCAGGATTACACTGGGCACACTGATGCCCTCGCTTCCCCGCGTCGCTGTAAAAATTGCTGCTGTATTCAAAATCCTCTTATGTTTATTACTTTCCCTTTATTCCCCGCAAGAGGTGGAAGCTCTCCCAACATAATCTGCAGGCTGCTGCACCAGCCCCATCATCAAATCCAGATGATTCCTGAGAATTAAAGCCTTTGCCAGATTTTTTCACGTCtgttatatcacagaatcacagaatcacagaatcacagaatggtcggagttggaagggacctctgtgggtcatctagtccaaccctcctgccaaagcagggtcacctagaccaggttgcaggggaccttgtccaggcggatcttgaatatctccagagaaggagactccacagcccctctgggcagcctgttccagtgctccgtcaccctcagagggaagaagttcttccttgtgttcagacggaacttcctctgcttcagtttgtgcccattgtcccttgtcctgttgctgggcaccactggaaagagtctggccccatcctcctgacacccactcttcagatatttgtaagtatatattaggtcccctctcagccttctcttctccaggctgaacaagcccagctccctcagcctctcctcgtacgagagatgctccagtcccctcaccatcctcatagccctccgctggactctcgccAAGCTCTTTAAGGATACAAAGAGGCCTCTGGTCCCTGAGCTGCAGAAGAAGCCGTGGGAGGACGGGCTCTGGCCTGGAGACACATGAGAGTACATGGGGTCCCTGTTTCCTACCCATCCTCATGTCTATGCATGGTGACAGCACTCTGCCACCATCCCTTTGGATCAGGGCTGTGGTGCCCACATTTCCAGCCCTATAGGAGTGAATTAGTTCCCCTAATCCCAGTAAGGAAGATGCTTTTCAGCTGGAATGGGGCTGGCCAAGCCCTGGTACAGATGAGTTCCCACCACACAGCGGGGTGCAAGGGCTCCACCAGGACGTAGCACCAGTAGGAGCCAAAAAGACAGATCCATTCCCTAACTGCGCCATACACCCCACCCTGGGGAAGGGACTCCATCTGCCTGCCCCCTTAATTGCTGTTGGGCAATTAGGAATTCACCTCTGGAATtagctccagcagtgcaggggGGTATCCATCCAGGAGATGGCAGTGGTGGCCAGGCCAAGACAGGACCCTTGGCCATGGGACAGCTGTTGGGGATTTACTCCCTGTGCCTTTGGGGTAAGCATTTTAAGCAGCAAAGGGGAGAACCGCTCATTAAGTGGCTACAAACATCATGGTTTGGGGCAATGCAAAAGGAACAGGACCCTCCGGGTCAAGCCTTGTACGGGTGGTAGGAGTTCTGGTCTTGGAGACACCAAATGTTTAATGCCCTGATTTATACGTACCTGGCTGCAGTGTTAGGAGAAGCCAGGGCTGCCCATTTTGTAGGGAAGACTGATGGAAATGGGAGTAGGAAGAGGAACATGGGGTGAGGAGGGGACCCCAGGGCACTGCACCCCCTTTGGAGGTCCTTGGACAGTGGGGCTGCGGGAGTCATGCTTGCCTGGACTTCAGCCCGACAGATAAGACACAACTGGAAAGATGAAGCCTAAGGCTGAAATGTTTCTTCCAGCTGGGGCCTGATCATCGCTGGTGTTTGTCTGCTGAGAACAGGCTGCTGGTGGACTCAATGCACCATGAGCATCCCTCATGGGGGACACCAGAGCTGACCTTATGACCTTCAGGGTCAAATGCTATGAAAGTCCTTTCAGACAGATCCTGCAAGACCCCCGGGATCTCAGTCCTGCACTCTCATCCTTTCAGTATGCAGCAGGAGATTGTTAACGCCCCAGGTGAACAAGCTAGCAAGGAGTAGGACTCGGATCAGGGCTCCTCCTGCTCACCGGAGGAAACAAGACCAGTGCAGACCTTTTCTTAGGCCACCACTACCAGCCTAGAATTGGAGAGAAGGTGCTGGGCTGGGTGAGTCTTTGGTCTCCTCCTCACCAGGGAGGCTCTGGCTGCTCTCCCTTGCCCTGGTCTggtttttcttctgaattcacaaaggtttttCCAAAACACTCTTGTACCCAAATGTCAGTTGGGGTCCAAAAATTCAGTGTAGCTGTTTcttcttgaaaagaaaacagaggggtGGTGGCAATCCTTCCCAGCACCATTGCTGACCAAGCAAGAGGTCCCTCCCTTAGCAAACAGTACAGTTTGCTTTGATGACTAAGGTTGATAatgggaagagggagaagggagagggcACTGCTGTTTCGCTTGATCTTTGGAGGTGAAGCAGCCCCAGAGGACAGCTGGTCTCAGCCTAGGCTTCTGCTGATGTTTTCCAGGGCTGTTTGGAGTCTGCTCTTCAAAAAGTCCCCTTGATTGTGCGTGATACAGGCAAAGACTTGGGGCACCAGGGTATTTCATGGGGAGCAGAGGAAGCCCCTGGTTGCTGAAACACAGCCTTCCACCCAATCTTATTTCTAGAGAAATAACTTCATCTTAAGAAACACAGACCACCTCCAGAAATTCATGCTCCTTGGGTGAACCAGCTGGATGGAAACATGAGTCTTCCTTTGCTCTCACATCCACCAGCATGCAGAGGTCCCATGGATGGGCACCACATGTCTGGCTCTCACCGTGGCCTCCCAGCACTGCACAGTGGGGCAGAATGGAGCTGCTGGGGTCACAGCAcgtggaaactgaggcactgagcAGTTCAGGTGCCCAGCGAGGAAGCACATGAGTGGAACTCTCCTCTCCTCATCCCAGCATGGTGTTTTCACCACAGCAATGTCTTCCCTCCCGTACTGATCAGGGGAAATGGCCAAAAACCCAAAATGGAAGGTTAAAAACTCATCAGTGTATGCCCCTCCCCACAAAAATCACGGCATCATTGTGCAGCCCAGACTATGGCCACAGATTCTGTGTGACCACAGGAAGCTATACAACTATTTGCACCTTCACTGTGGCAAACAGTGGGTTTCTGTAGGCATTAAACCCATGCAAATAAATGCAGGGAGAGGTCCTCCTCCAGCCCGGCCTCAGGAGCACTCACCTGGGCATGGAACTGGTCAAACGTCATGACAGGCCcgaagaagaagaaggggaggtagAAGTTGTATTTGAGGAGGTCAAAGATGGAGTAAATGCCGTCTTTCCTCTCAGAGTTCTCGAGTGCAAAGCTCATGCAGCGCATGATGGTGAAGCCGCTTCCTCCATAGAAGAGGACATCTTGAAGATCAAAAGCTCCCGTTACAAACCCGCTCTGGATGAGAAACAAAGAGTTACCACCAAGAACGTGGAGCCACTTCTGTGCTTCGCTTTGTGGAGGATATCACTCCCAGGGGAGTAGGCAAAGCCTGTAATTATGCTCCAACACCAAGTGTCCCTGGAGTTCGTGAGCCTtgctgctggaaggagaaaaCTGAGGATCAATTTCCCAACTGGCTCCTGCATCCTGGAGAAGCTGGGAAGTGGTAGATCCTCTTGGCCATGTCTTCACCAAGCAGGTGTGGCCCACGCAGGCTTTGGTCTGGGGTGGGATTGTCACCCTGTTGCAGGGACATAACCCTCCCCAGGGGGTGAAGGAAAACCAGCACAAGACTGATGGAGAGGAGATGACACATTTCAGGACATAAGCAGCAGGCAAGGATGGGCAGCGCTGTCCTTCAGAGGGACTACATAGCTTTATAAGGTCCTTCCTGGGCTTCTCTCCACCAGTGAAAGTCTTAACTAGGCAGAGACCTAAGAGATAGGCATGGTCATCGCTGAATGCATCCCAGAGCTGTGTTAcatgtggggaaactgaggcactgggcAGGAACGTGTCTTGCCTGGCTGATAAGCTGTTGCCTGAACAGCAAGGAGGACTTGAGTGTCCTGAGCTCTGGCTCACTGTGAAGCTACCAAAACATGACATAGCTCCCGTGGGATTATTCCCAAGCTCAGCAGCACAACACTCCCCTCCCTCTTAAACCCTGTGGGTGCTCTGACGTAGCCAGGAGAAGTGCCCAGGGTTTAGGGGTGCCCCACGAGTCTTCCTTGGAGGTAAACCCACAGAGAGGGACACAAGTGGGCTGGAAATGAGGCAGACCGAGACAGCACCTACCTGCCAGGAGCTGAATGGCTCCACCTTGAAGGAGGCGAGACAGCAAAGCCCAGccacatagcagagccacttctGCTTGGCCAGCGCGACGGAGTAGAGGAcaaggcagtgggagaggatGATCATCAGGTAGACGAGCCCCAtgctgctcagcacagccagGACCCCATACAGCATGTACACCACGGCCCGGTGCTGTGAGAAGAGAACGGCCCAGACCGTGGTCAGCTTGGTGAAAGCCTCAACCCTGCTCCCCCATCCTAGAACATCCCCCCATTCTAGGACATCCCCCAAGCCCTCTCCACAGGTCCCAGGTCACCCTGGTGCTTTCAAATCCATCCCAACACGTCTTTGACTCACCTGTGGCACCGTCATGGCGCAGATCTTGCCGAAGAGGACGTGTCCCGAGAGGGCGAAGATGATGACGTTCCTGAACGAGGTGAACCACATCACCCACTCGAAATCGGCCACGTCCTGCGGGAGCAGCACCGGCAGCCTTACTGCCCCAGCCCTCACACCCCACCCCGACACCCATGCAGAGGGGAAAGCACACAGTTTTCAAagccttttcttcccatttttccacCCAAGGGCTCCCGAGCACTTAAGCTTGGTCATAAAATCCCAGGGGAG
Proteins encoded in this window:
- the HHATL gene encoding protein-cysteine N-palmitoyltransferase HHAT-like protein, with amino-acid sequence MGVKTMLPSYELGFYALTVTCAVVYSASGIFEASRDSVNRKAFRDGIKPGWHYFGRKMDVADFEWVMWFTSFRNVIIFALSGHVLFGKICAMTVPQHRAVVYMLYGVLAVLSSMGLVYLMIILSHCLVLYSVALAKQKWLCYVAGLCCLASFKVEPFSSWQSGFVTGAFDLQDVLFYGGSGFTIMRCMSFALENSERKDGIYSIFDLLKYNFYLPFFFFGPVMTFDQFHAQVSTQELRRKDDEMKSIRVHALLHVGAVIAVDIFFHFFYILTLPSDLKFVNRLSDWSLAGLAYSNLVYDWVKAAVMFGVINTIARLDHLDPPQPPKCITMLYVFAETHFDRGINDWLCKYVYDHIGENHDNIMKELVATIATFTVTTLWLGPCEIVYIWSVFNCFGLNFELWVQKFFQQQPFAKLEAKMSAAMSRRIRAVFGAANFWAIVLYNILALNSLEFALLVTKRLLLTGFPVSTLSIWFITYCGVQLIKERERILAIEEEKRDKVKAE